TACAGTGAACTGTCTACAAAGTAAACTcctatttaacaaaatatttttaaaaaccacagTCAAATAAGAACAAATGAACAAATGTatctatgtaattattatgtttaacaaatgtctctatattaagaatttttttttttttttttgtagcctGTTAagactttattatataatagaatggAAAAACTATTTAGATATATGGAAATCTGACAGTGAATATGGGTTGAccctgtttattattaataaataataattattaagtctaATGTCCAATTGAATATGCTATTTGAgactcattaaaattattttgtattattactgCACATTTGAATCATTACAAACTACAATATTGTGTTTAGATATTTcactgttaaataatattactaaacttaatatacaaattatcaattgctaaaactgattaaaaaaaaaaaaataaataatactacgcaatataatacctacagtaaattgtaatataaagtccaattaaattaataatcttcCAATTCAaaaccgttatttaaatatgtactcAATTTGTTAAGTGATCTATTTTCCAGTTGTGATAACAGTGACCCATCAGGtcttcatataaaataattatattattatttaagttaatttacaaCAGTTATTCAGCTAATTTAAACcaactaaaaactatatatatttattattatgttattttttatttgttattgcaTTTAGTAATAgccaatagttttaaaaactatagaaactaaatacatataatttttaactagcatgtacaactttaattttaaaatatattataatgataattaaaataatattttacttaaaatttattcaaatttcttttaaatttttacagtgGAAaatctaaatcattttattttattttattttattctaattatattaccttaattgtaaaataatattaatttttttcattatataaattatatttaatttaaatacttatataatattatgaaattctttatttaatatttacaaactattgcactctatatataatatatatatatatataaattataatgtcattagatatatattcatattaatattataattttccgaTTTTTGATGAACTtagatcaattattttataattaagtaatttgaaGATTCCATTAAATAAAGTcaataatatgtcatttataaaaaattaaattaaaaatttttttacagttaaatcATATGCATTAAATGTTTGggtgttgaaaataaaaagtactagtttaaatttatattttatttaaaataatctatagataaaaattaataccttataaaaaaaaaaacaatacacactactttttaagatttaaataatagataaaataacaattgaattatttttaataaaagtataggtaatacaaaataaaatatattatgattaactagaaaatccaatttttagaaaataattatctaacgggtaataagcataatataataaattatacttatgaatacctaatacttaatagtattttatgcacaataatatttatggagTACATCGataaatatcaacaattagtttatatattataataggtacataatttagAACTCATTCTAACCTATAACGTACattgtaacaatatatttagttttgattaataattttactatattattatatgtaggcatgagtatttataataggttatCAGTGAtcatgcatattatatcattaacacACTATAGCCATTGGATATATTgtaacaatacatataaatgtatttaaataattgcctatattatattataatatacagacatGACTACATGAGTACCTGTAATAGGTAATCTTTGATCAAGTAATTTATCACGTGGTCATTAATAATCTATCTGATTAAATGgaagtatgaaaataataatagctgataggtaaaataaaaaaaaaaaagtggggcATACAGTTTTCTATAAAACTGTAAAGTTTTAAGAAGAGATTGAAACAGTCAAAGCAGATATTGTTGTACTTGATGAATAGTTAGTTGTGTTTTAAacatcagtttttattttgtaatctgTGCTTATACTTGAAACAATGCGTCTTGGTgagtaatttttagtttattaattattttttatacatatttataatgtcaactatgtatttatttgttttatgtaatgatgatgtaaatattgtaaatatttcacaatCTGTCATAATACATGTTACAgatgcatatttatatttttatgaattatttaaaataatttttgttattcaatacttaggtactatataattttgtaaaaattaagtataattatatgtaataatatttgataataagtatatgattagttaaataataattttagaattgttctaagtaataacttattgGAATTAAACAAcctttaatatgttttttgattataattaaattaaatggtaaaaatattttttatgaatttattacttaaaaaatatttcttataaattgtacaaattgCATTACAGTCCatagaaaattgtatattttattttatacctaagttattaacatttgtgttgaattaaattttaaagaaaataaaaaatcagtgGCAATTATTGGCTGTGGAGCAGCTGGATTAGCGGCTCTTAAACACTTTACAGCTGAAGGATCTCCATTTACATGTGTGTCTTATGAACAGACTGATAATGTTGGTGGCACTTGGGTATATACTGACAGAGTAGGCAAGGATAAATATGGCTTACCAGTTCATTCGAGCATGTACAAAAGTTTAAGGTATatgatagatatttattaaaagtatttacatttttaataaaaatgattttgttttcagAACAAATTTACCTAAAGAAATTATGGAACTTCAGGGATTTCCTCACAAAGGTCCTGAAGACAAATCGTATGTGGCGGCCAATGAAATGCTAAAATACTTGGAAGACTATGCAGATCATTTtgacttaaaaaaacatatcaaggtaataattaaaaataataattgatagatATATTAcgagttattacttatatacaatttcaattatagTTTCACCACCATGTAAAGGAAATTAGTCCTTTAGCAGGAGATCGTTGGCGTGTAACTGTAATTGACTTGCAAGAAAAAATTGTAGAAACATTAGAATTTGATGGAGTTGTTATTTGTATtgggtaattatttatacatttgattgccttatatttattatttaaatttttttcattaaatttttaatattacagtaattaTAGTAATCCTGCAATTCCCGAAGTTCCTGGAATAGAGAAATTTTGCGGAATGAAAATTCATAGCCATGATTACAGAGATTCTTCGATATTTAAAGACAAAAGTACTGTGGTGATTGGTTGTGGTCCCTCAGGATTAGATATTTCATTTGATATTGCAAAAGTTGCagaaaaagtaataacaatagataaatatttttattatttttatttttttatttcattccaaatattaataaagataataaatattttaggtttaCTTGAGTCATCACAATCAGCGTGTTAAAAACATGAAGTTTCCATCTAATATGGTACagaaaattgatattaaagaAGTAGTAGAAAATGGAATAGTTTTCCAAGATGGATCTTATGAACAAgttgattcaattttatattgtacaggTAAGCAAATTCTAttcattaattacaattaatattaaaatgtataataaaataaataaaaaaatattagctattaaaattaattttaattattttgttttagaaaaataaagaaattggCCTACTATGGCTATAAAGAAATCTTATGGCCTATTTTGGCACATATCATCAAAATGTTCATGTTACTATACTGGATTTTCTTCATTTGAATGACCTTTCAAAGGTCTAGAGctaataagatataatttttagttatttaatttttatttctaatcttAAATTCaacttaagttttaaattaatttatacatattattttacttgaatatttatattttcacataatgtatttataatttattaaactttgagCAGGATACAACTATAAGTACCCATTCCTGAGCCCAGAATGCGGTATTCGCGTAGAGAATAATCATGTAAAGCCTCTTTTTAAGCACATACTGAACATTGAACATCctactatgtattttattggaaTTCCAACTAACACTGCTGGTTTCTGTATGATTGATTTACAAGtaattgtgaaaataatacaaattaaaaattccaaaatttgtgaattttatcaaataaaataataatatgttaaatacttataattgagTTTTATCTTTAGGTACAATTTGCCAAAACGTTTTTAGAAGGACGAGCGAAATTGCCTAGTAAGGAAGAAATGATTGAAGATACACGCCTAGATGTAGAGTCAAGGTTGGCGAGTGGGTTACGACCTAAAGAACTGCACATGATGGGTCGTAGATCAAAAGATTATTATGATTCACTGGCATCTTTATCGGGATTGGAATCAGTGTCACCTGTTGTACTACAAATCTACTTTGATGGGATTGATAGATTTATGTGTGATTTCTCACACTTCAGAGaagataaatacaaattattggaTAAAGATCATTACATGGTTAAATTTCCAAATGAAGAAGAACCAGTAATGAGGAGACAAGAGATTGTTTTAGATTAAGTTTCTGTTTATACCTAACTTGATTACGATTTAGCTATAAAAATGATCATAGTCTATATGAATGCAAAATATAGCAatacaattgttattaaactttttatttaagttaagtagttttgtattaaataattgaactgatttgtattaaattaaatttttatttggtattttgtactagctatatttttgttattatttttaattataattaatttttttacaagtaaaactatgttgtttttaatacctattagcATATCCTGATAACATTTATTAGaagtattttgtattgaataccatttttaaatgacatcATTATACAAagataattatctaaaaacttattttaaaaacttagcaataaataaataaatctatgaaTAAACTAAACTGTTGTTGAAATtcttttgtgaaaaaatatttatctttaaatacttTCAAACATGTTTActaatatacaaaacatattatatatttatattatatattcatgtatTTAGATTATCATATTACTTCAActaaacgatattttttaaaaggagcgattataaatttattaatatttttgtgaagaTATTTGACATCATTAAATGCAGGGTCGTCATTTAGGGGAGAGGAGATGCAGAGTGCACATTTACAGTATTtacaccattttttttttcaatgcatTTTGGCCtgctaacaataaatataagtgtcAATATACCtaagtgttttatattatatatattttatattttttcaggacctatttaaaaataaatgtattgtgctaatatgttttatttcaaaaaaaaaaaaataggtatcaaAATCAAACAGCGTTTTAGTGACTTATATTGGTGGTTACTGGTTTGTATAGAATTAGGTATAGAACAAAAAAGTggccaataaaattaatataaacgatGTTGTAgagataaattttcaatatagaaTAAGATatccattaatataattattatattttttaaaacttaaattatattgtaatataatagtaccttctaaaaaatttatattgttttatgataatttatttttatttttataattccgtggtattttattaaattgaatttaagttgttaaattaaaataggaagtggaaaaatttagaattatgaATTAAGTGGACTATATTTTGCAATTATGAGTAATTAATGGTAACCGTAAAATAAATCTCAGGTTTTTTAAgctagctatattatatattctgagTAGCgggagaaaaaatgtataggttaggtttggtcagatattttattattaaggtatttaaggtattttatacatattcatttatttgccAAACGTAAATACCACTGGtcaccataaaataaatatctaggtacctacttaaaaagtacacacaaataataacaattgtgattttttcataataatataagtgacataggtacttactagataaattatacacatattctaCAGTTGTTGTCCTTAGTTTATCCCTCCACTCCTAGCcccatcaaaaaaaaaaaaaaattgaatgattggactagaaaaatgttaaataataaaaatgtattaagtacctactcaaAAGTTCAAACTGAAAccatacaatgaaaaatataataaagggtGGTAAAATgagtaacgctctgctgtacagtagatcactattatttatgtgttaaatttgaatccaaagataaatatcatagtatacaaaaaacgattctgaatggagatgatttgtcagcctaggatatattttccGGTAGGTTAGGTGGAAAAGTGACTGGtgaaaaggtggtttatgttttaatgatccaaaattaaatcatgtacagaAAATGCACATACGACTGGTGTGTGTCTCAAGTTTCTacgactagtaatttttagctttaagttttctttcaagtatctatagagaaaactcgaagcatcattattggaaaaattttaagtgcgtttgaattttaaatttttatgaaatatcgtaacgataacgatttattctcaaacgattttaaatacttgttattattcaaaaaatataagtcgtagataattgaaaatttcactagttttagattggcattttctttacacgatttaattttcaaaagattttgactttttttgagctatttattgacaactgaaattttcaatttttctgaaaattttttttttaagtgtcgataaattttttttggcccaata
The DNA window shown above is from Aphis gossypii isolate Hap1 chromosome 2, ASM2018417v2, whole genome shotgun sequence and carries:
- the LOC114119112 gene encoding uncharacterized protein LOC114119112 is translated as MRLENKKSVAIIGCGAAGLAALKHFTAEGSPFTCVSYEQTDNVGGTWVYTDRVGKDKYGLPVHSSMYKSLRTNLPKEIMELQGFPHKGPEDKSYVAANEMLKYLEDYADHFDLKKHIKFHHHVKEISPLAGDRWRVTVIDLQEKIVETLEFDGVVICIGNYSNPAIPEVPGIEKFCGMKIHSHDYRDSSIFKDKSTVVIGCGPSGLDISFDIAKVAEKVYLSHHNQRVKNMKFPSNMVQKIDIKEVVENGIVFQDGSYEQVDSILYCTGYNYKYPFLSPECGIRVENNHVKPLFKHILNIEHPTMYFIGIPTNTAGFCMIDLQVQFAKTFLEGRAKLPSKEEMIEDTRLDVESRLASGLRPKELHMMGRRSKDYYDSLASLSGLESVSPVVLQIYFDGIDRFMCDFSHFREDKYKLLDKDHYMVKFPNEEEPVMRRQEIVLD